Proteins found in one Arthrobacter sp. U41 genomic segment:
- a CDS encoding winged helix-turn-helix transcriptional regulator, producing the protein MSHILLLTNSTGSSVDVLPALELLNHRVHILPAEPTALLETDPCDIVLLDARKDLVGARSLTQLLKATGLSAPLMLILTEGGMAAVSSAWAVDDILLESAGPAEVEARIRLGVARAVTEQDDAPTEIRAAGVVIDEASYTARVNGAPLNLTFKEFELLKYLAQHPGRVFTRQQLLTEVWGYDYYGGTRTVDVHVRRLRAKLGADHENLISTVRNVGYRLTLVRLPEEELTGA; encoded by the coding sequence ATGTCGCACATCCTGCTATTGACGAACAGCACCGGCTCATCGGTCGACGTCCTGCCTGCTCTGGAACTGCTGAACCACCGGGTCCATATTCTCCCGGCCGAGCCGACCGCGCTGCTGGAGACCGACCCCTGCGACATCGTCCTGCTGGACGCCCGCAAAGACCTCGTTGGCGCACGCTCCCTGACCCAACTGCTCAAGGCCACCGGCCTGAGCGCCCCCCTGATGCTCATCCTGACCGAGGGTGGCATGGCCGCCGTGTCCTCGGCGTGGGCCGTCGATGACATCCTGCTGGAATCCGCCGGGCCCGCCGAGGTCGAGGCCCGCATCCGGCTCGGCGTCGCCCGGGCCGTGACGGAACAGGACGATGCCCCGACCGAGATCCGGGCCGCCGGCGTCGTTATCGATGAGGCCAGTTACACCGCCCGGGTCAACGGCGCACCGCTGAACCTGACTTTCAAGGAATTCGAACTGCTCAAGTACCTCGCACAGCACCCCGGCCGGGTGTTCACCCGCCAGCAGCTGCTGACCGAGGTGTGGGGCTACGACTATTACGGCGGCACCCGCACGGTGGACGTCCACGTCCGGCGGCTGCGGGCCAAGCTGGGCGCTGACCACGAGAACCTGATCAGCACGGTCCGCAACGTGGGCTACCGCCTCACGCTGGTCCGGCTTCCCGAGGAAGAGCTCACCGGAGCCTGA
- the ygfZ gene encoding CAF17-like 4Fe-4S cluster assembly/insertion protein YgfZ: MTIKSPLLARPGAVEAGGADAGVASHYGEPLREQRALAAGTAVVDLSHRGVVTVSGPDRLSWLNTLSSQQLTSLAPGQSSELLLLSVQGRIEFDARVVDDGGTTWLIVEAAEAGPLAEWLNRMKFMLRVEITDVSADWAVLGTTRRVPEWSDRLVWEDPWPHVGAGGYSYAVVGEDAHPGLERPWFEYLVPAAELEATVGDRPLAGIWAAEALRIAAWRPRWGAETDDKTIPHELDLLRTAVHLNKGCYKGQETVARVHNLGHPPRRLVFLQLDGSQHTMPAVGSEVRSGDRKVGTVTSVAQHYEMGPVALAVVKRSVPPGETLTVLDGEEPYTAAQEVIVAPDAGQVVGRQTGFLRGTR; this comes from the coding sequence ATGACTATCAAGAGCCCCCTGCTGGCGCGCCCCGGCGCCGTCGAGGCCGGCGGCGCCGACGCCGGCGTCGCCTCCCACTACGGCGAACCGCTGCGCGAACAACGGGCGCTGGCCGCCGGCACCGCCGTCGTGGACCTGTCCCACCGCGGCGTCGTCACCGTTTCCGGGCCGGACCGGCTGAGCTGGCTGAACACCCTGTCCTCCCAGCAGCTCACCAGCCTTGCCCCCGGGCAGTCCAGCGAACTGCTGCTGCTGAGTGTGCAGGGCCGGATCGAATTCGACGCCCGGGTGGTGGACGACGGCGGGACGACCTGGCTGATCGTGGAGGCGGCGGAGGCCGGACCGCTGGCCGAGTGGCTCAACAGGATGAAATTTATGCTCCGCGTCGAGATCACGGACGTTTCCGCGGACTGGGCCGTGCTGGGCACCACCCGCCGGGTGCCGGAATGGTCCGACCGGCTGGTCTGGGAGGATCCCTGGCCGCACGTCGGCGCCGGCGGCTACTCCTATGCGGTGGTGGGGGAGGACGCCCACCCCGGGCTGGAACGGCCCTGGTTCGAGTACCTCGTCCCGGCCGCTGAGCTCGAAGCCACGGTGGGCGACCGGCCGCTCGCCGGGATCTGGGCGGCCGAGGCGCTGCGCATCGCCGCGTGGCGGCCCCGCTGGGGCGCCGAAACCGACGACAAAACCATCCCGCACGAACTGGACCTGCTCCGCACCGCCGTGCACCTGAACAAGGGCTGCTACAAGGGCCAGGAGACCGTGGCCCGCGTCCACAACCTGGGCCACCCGCCGCGCCGGCTGGTGTTCCTGCAGCTCGACGGCTCGCAGCACACCATGCCCGCCGTCGGCAGCGAAGTCCGGTCCGGTGACCGCAAAGTCGGCACCGTGACCTCCGTGGCGCAGCACTACGAAATGGGCCCGGTGGCGCTGGCCGTGGTCAAGCGCTCGGTCCCGCCGGGAGAAACCCTGACCGTCCTGGACGGCGAGGAGCCCTACACCGCCGCGCAGGAAGTCATTGTGGCTCCCGATGCCGGCCAGGTGGTGGGGCGCCAGACCGGCTTCCTGCGGGGGACACGATGA
- the mshD gene encoding mycothiol synthase encodes MSPAHPENWPVLAAKGAADPQLLKDVKALAAAAEESDGNPPLSEQTLVTLRAGDAGEVGGTKTVLTLALYSPEEESDPATAQDLAGVAVVIEEPDGTGVLEIAVHPSYRNQGVADRLVGELKNTRGFAGLKAWSHGNHEAAAELAARYGYGPVRELWKMRLTSAAAELPDVPLPDGVTLRAFVPGRDEDAWLAANRAAFAHHPEQGNMTRADLDARMAEPWFDPAGFLLAVDASDRILGFHWTKVHPRHGEHPAIGEVYVVGVTPDAQGTGLGKALTVAGIRHLQRQGLHPVMLYVDADNLPAVSLYRRLGFTRWDVDVMYAPLEGR; translated from the coding sequence ATGAGTCCCGCGCATCCTGAGAACTGGCCCGTACTTGCTGCCAAGGGGGCCGCGGATCCGCAGCTCCTGAAGGATGTCAAAGCCCTCGCGGCCGCCGCGGAGGAATCCGATGGCAATCCGCCGCTGTCCGAACAGACGCTGGTGACGCTGCGTGCCGGCGACGCGGGCGAGGTCGGCGGTACAAAGACAGTGCTGACCCTGGCCCTGTACAGCCCGGAGGAGGAATCCGACCCGGCGACGGCGCAGGACCTGGCCGGGGTCGCCGTCGTCATCGAGGAGCCCGACGGCACGGGGGTGCTGGAGATTGCCGTCCATCCCAGCTACCGAAACCAGGGCGTGGCGGACCGGCTGGTCGGCGAGCTCAAGAACACCCGCGGCTTCGCCGGCCTCAAGGCCTGGTCCCACGGCAACCACGAAGCAGCGGCCGAACTCGCCGCGCGCTACGGTTACGGCCCCGTCCGCGAGTTGTGGAAGATGCGGCTCACCAGCGCGGCGGCGGAGCTGCCGGACGTCCCGCTGCCGGACGGGGTGACCCTGCGCGCCTTCGTCCCGGGCCGGGATGAGGATGCCTGGCTCGCGGCAAACCGGGCCGCCTTCGCGCACCACCCCGAACAGGGGAACATGACACGCGCCGACCTGGACGCCAGGATGGCCGAGCCGTGGTTCGATCCCGCCGGCTTCCTGCTGGCCGTCGATGCCTCGGACAGGATCCTCGGCTTCCACTGGACCAAGGTGCACCCCCGCCACGGGGAACACCCGGCAATCGGCGAGGTCTACGTGGTGGGGGTGACCCCCGACGCGCAGGGCACCGGGCTGGGCAAGGCGCTGACGGTCGCCGGCATCAGGCACCTGCAGCGCCAGGGCCTGCACCCGGTCATGCTCTACGTCGATGCGGACAACCTTCCTGCCGTGTCGCTGTACCGGCGGCTCGGCTTCACCCGCTGGGACGTGGACGTGATGTATGCCCCGCTGGAAGGCCGATAA
- a CDS encoding NUDIX hydrolase — protein sequence MSSDALVADQTDHTGEAIAVVAAGAVPWRAAPGDKEKLEVLLIHRPRYDDWSWPKGKIDPGETVPECAAREVEEEIGLKAPLGIPLPAIHYHVPAGLKVVHYWAVDAGGASILPDGKEVDSVMWCSPEKAARLLSNPSDVAPLEHLAAAHARRELKTWPLVIVRHAKAKPRSSWSKAEGDRPLAVTGLRQAQAVGRLLQAWKPRRIVSSPWLRCVATIAPYAKVSDAKVKLNEALTEHRHGRHPHKTAAVLEGLFDKQRAVVLCTHRPALPTLFAQLGKHMGSRLRAQLPDSDPFLAPGEIVVCHVAHHSQDKVVAVERFRPFDD from the coding sequence TTGAGTAGCGATGCACTGGTTGCCGACCAGACGGACCATACCGGTGAAGCAATCGCCGTGGTGGCAGCAGGCGCCGTGCCCTGGCGCGCCGCCCCGGGGGACAAGGAAAAACTCGAGGTCCTGCTGATCCACCGCCCGCGGTATGACGACTGGTCCTGGCCCAAGGGCAAGATCGACCCCGGAGAGACGGTGCCCGAGTGCGCCGCCCGCGAGGTCGAAGAGGAAATAGGGTTGAAGGCGCCGCTGGGCATCCCGCTGCCCGCCATCCACTACCACGTCCCCGCCGGGCTGAAGGTGGTCCACTACTGGGCCGTCGACGCCGGCGGGGCCTCAATCCTGCCGGACGGCAAGGAGGTGGACAGCGTCATGTGGTGCTCGCCGGAGAAGGCGGCCCGGCTGCTGAGCAACCCGAGCGACGTGGCGCCGCTCGAGCACCTGGCGGCCGCCCATGCCCGCCGCGAACTCAAGACGTGGCCGCTCGTCATCGTCCGCCATGCCAAGGCCAAACCGCGCTCCTCATGGTCCAAGGCCGAAGGGGACCGGCCCCTGGCTGTCACCGGGTTGCGGCAGGCCCAGGCAGTGGGACGGCTCCTGCAGGCCTGGAAACCCCGGCGTATTGTCTCCAGCCCGTGGCTCAGGTGTGTTGCCACCATCGCCCCCTACGCCAAGGTGTCCGATGCGAAGGTGAAGCTGAACGAAGCCCTCACGGAGCACCGGCACGGCCGGCATCCGCACAAGACGGCCGCCGTCCTCGAGGGCCTCTTCGACAAGCAGCGGGCCGTGGTGCTCTGCACGCACCGCCCCGCCCTCCCCACCCTGTTCGCCCAACTCGGAAAGCACATGGGTTCCCGGTTGCGCGCCCAGTTGCCGGATTCCGACCCGTTCCTTGCCCCCGGTGAGATCGTCGTGTGCCACGTGGCGCACCACAGCCAGGACAAGGTGGTCGCCGTCGAGCGTTTCCGGCCTTTCGACGACTGA
- a CDS encoding ankyrin repeat domain-containing protein yields MSSDPPGVPDEETLALAHSLFDAAREGNDALLGRYLSAGAPATMTNAAGDSLLMLAAYHGHADTVRLILAHGGDANTANDRGQTPLAGAVFKGYTDVAQALVDAGADPDAGTPSARAAAQMFERKDILALLG; encoded by the coding sequence ATGAGCAGCGACCCCCCGGGCGTGCCGGACGAGGAAACACTGGCCCTGGCCCATTCCCTGTTCGATGCTGCCCGCGAGGGCAACGACGCGCTGCTCGGCCGCTACCTGTCCGCCGGGGCTCCGGCGACCATGACGAACGCGGCCGGGGATTCCCTGCTGATGCTCGCGGCCTACCACGGCCACGCCGACACCGTCCGGCTGATCCTGGCGCACGGCGGGGACGCCAACACCGCCAACGACCGCGGCCAGACGCCGCTGGCCGGAGCCGTTTTCAAGGGTTACACGGACGTGGCGCAGGCGCTGGTCGACGCCGGCGCGGACCCCGACGCCGGCACGCCCTCCGCCCGGGCGGCCGCGCAGATGTTCGAGCGGAAAGACATCCTGGCACTGCTAGGCTGA
- a CDS encoding flavodoxin family protein, whose translation MAGMPADFSDLKAVYFNGTLKRSPEKSNTQGLIEVSRRIMEKHGVSTRVIRTVDHDIASGVYPDMREHGWRTDEWPELYPAVREADIVVVAGPIWLGDNSSQTKKLIERLYAHSGELNDKGQWAFYPKVGGCLITGNEDGIKHCAMNVLYSLQHIGFTIPPQADAGWIGAVGPGPSYLDEGSGGPESDFTNRNTTFMTWNLLHLARMLKDAGGIPAYGNLPEAWKAGTRFDFENPEYR comes from the coding sequence ATGGCCGGGATGCCTGCCGATTTCAGCGACCTGAAGGCCGTGTACTTCAACGGCACCCTCAAAAGGTCCCCGGAGAAATCCAACACGCAGGGCCTGATCGAGGTCAGCCGCCGGATCATGGAGAAACACGGCGTGAGCACGCGCGTTATCCGGACGGTCGACCACGACATCGCCAGCGGCGTCTACCCGGACATGCGCGAGCACGGCTGGCGGACCGATGAATGGCCCGAGCTGTACCCGGCCGTCCGGGAAGCTGACATCGTCGTGGTGGCCGGACCGATCTGGCTGGGCGACAACTCCTCACAGACGAAGAAGCTGATCGAACGCCTTTACGCGCACTCCGGGGAGCTCAATGACAAAGGACAGTGGGCGTTCTACCCCAAGGTGGGCGGCTGCCTGATCACCGGCAACGAGGACGGCATCAAGCACTGCGCCATGAACGTGCTCTACAGCCTCCAGCACATTGGCTTCACCATCCCGCCGCAGGCCGACGCCGGCTGGATCGGCGCCGTGGGGCCGGGTCCAAGCTACCTCGATGAAGGCTCCGGCGGTCCGGAAAGTGACTTCACCAACCGCAACACCACCTTCATGACCTGGAACCTGCTGCACCTGGCCCGGATGCTGAAGGACGCAGGCGGCATCCCCGCCTACGGAAACCTTCCCGAGGCCTGGAAAGCCGGGACCAGGTTTGACTTCGAAAATCCGGAATACCGCTAA
- a CDS encoding RNA degradosome polyphosphate kinase, with protein sequence MQRESARTATSEAATSDKKVRPARAQFGSSEVPASRATQDRIDIPEFEPSLEPAGDFSPDRFLDRELSWLSFNARVLELAEDPNLHLLERVSFLSIFASNLDEFFMVRVAGLKRRIATGLAVPSPAGLSPMQVLEQIGDEAHRLQQRHARVYAEQIRPALAYEHIHLMHWEELDSQAKDQLSAMFAEKVFPILTPLAVDPAHPFPYISGLSLNLAVVVRNPISDKELFARLKVPDQLPRLISVDGPRAGSVPGRVARFIALEEVIAVHLDQLFAGMEVLEHHTFRVTRNEDLEVEEDDAENLLQALEKELLRRRFGPPVRLEVTNDINPNIRALLIRELGVEESEVYSVPAPLDLRGLSVIAGIDRADLHYPKHVPHTSRYLNESETSKAANVFAAMRRRDILLHHPYDSFSTSVQAFLEQAASDPKVQAIKQTLYRTSGDSPIVDALIDAAEAGKQVLALVEIKARFDEQANISWARKLEQAGVHVVYGIVGLKTHCKLSLVVRQEVDGLRRYCHIGTGNYHPRTARYYEDLGLLTANEQVGEDLSKLFNQLSGYAPKSTFKRLLVAPRSVRSGLIDRIETEIRNARAGLTARVQIKVNSMVDEAIIDSLYRASQAGVPVDIIVRGICSLRPGVPGLSENITVRSVLGRFLEHSRVFAFANAGDPVVYIGSADMMHRNLDRRVEALVQLTSGDDTTYVMDLLRRYMDPGTASWHLDSEAVWTRHHLAEDGHDLDDIQSWLLNSRSRQRSSGLR encoded by the coding sequence ATGCAACGGGAATCTGCCCGGACAGCCACGTCTGAAGCCGCTACGTCGGACAAAAAAGTGCGACCCGCGCGTGCCCAGTTCGGCTCCTCCGAAGTGCCGGCCTCACGGGCCACCCAGGACCGGATCGACATTCCCGAATTCGAGCCCAGCCTGGAGCCTGCCGGTGACTTCAGCCCGGACCGCTTCCTGGACCGTGAACTTAGCTGGCTCTCGTTCAACGCCCGCGTGCTGGAGCTCGCCGAGGACCCGAACCTGCACCTGCTGGAACGCGTCAGCTTCCTCTCGATCTTCGCGTCCAACCTGGACGAGTTCTTTATGGTCCGCGTCGCCGGGCTGAAGCGCCGGATCGCCACCGGCCTGGCCGTCCCCTCCCCCGCCGGGCTCAGCCCGATGCAGGTCCTGGAGCAGATCGGCGACGAGGCCCACCGCCTGCAGCAGCGCCACGCCCGCGTCTACGCCGAGCAGATCCGTCCGGCGCTGGCCTACGAGCACATCCATCTCATGCACTGGGAGGAGCTGGATTCCCAGGCCAAGGACCAGCTCAGCGCCATGTTCGCCGAGAAGGTCTTCCCGATTTTGACCCCCCTGGCCGTGGACCCCGCCCACCCCTTCCCCTACATCTCGGGCCTCTCCCTGAACCTCGCCGTCGTCGTCCGCAACCCGATCAGCGACAAGGAACTCTTCGCCCGCCTCAAGGTCCCGGACCAGCTCCCCCGGCTGATCTCGGTCGACGGCCCGCGGGCCGGCTCCGTGCCGGGCCGGGTGGCCCGCTTCATCGCCCTCGAGGAAGTCATCGCCGTCCACCTGGACCAGCTCTTTGCCGGGATGGAGGTGCTGGAGCACCATACGTTCCGCGTCACCCGCAACGAAGACCTCGAGGTCGAGGAGGACGACGCCGAGAACCTGCTGCAGGCCCTCGAAAAGGAGCTGCTGCGCCGCCGTTTCGGCCCGCCGGTCCGGCTCGAAGTCACCAACGACATCAACCCGAACATCCGTGCGCTGCTGATCCGCGAGCTTGGCGTTGAGGAATCCGAGGTCTACTCGGTTCCCGCCCCGCTGGACCTCCGCGGGCTTTCGGTCATTGCCGGAATCGACCGGGCGGACCTGCACTACCCCAAGCACGTCCCGCACACCTCCCGGTACCTCAACGAATCGGAAACGTCCAAGGCGGCGAACGTCTTTGCGGCCATGCGGCGGCGGGACATCCTGCTGCACCACCCCTATGACTCCTTCTCCACCTCGGTGCAGGCGTTCCTGGAACAGGCGGCCTCAGACCCGAAGGTCCAGGCCATCAAACAGACGCTGTACCGCACCTCGGGTGACTCGCCGATCGTCGATGCCCTGATCGACGCCGCCGAGGCCGGCAAGCAGGTCCTGGCCCTCGTGGAGATCAAGGCCCGCTTCGACGAGCAGGCCAACATCTCCTGGGCCCGGAAGCTGGAGCAGGCCGGCGTCCACGTGGTCTACGGCATCGTGGGCCTCAAGACGCACTGCAAACTCTCCCTGGTCGTGCGCCAGGAGGTGGACGGGCTCCGACGCTACTGCCACATCGGCACCGGCAACTACCACCCGCGCACGGCCCGCTACTACGAGGACCTGGGCCTGCTCACGGCCAACGAGCAGGTGGGCGAGGATCTCTCCAAGCTCTTCAACCAGCTCTCCGGCTACGCTCCGAAGTCGACCTTCAAGCGGCTCCTGGTGGCACCCCGGTCGGTGCGTTCAGGGCTCATCGACCGGATCGAAACCGAGATCAGGAACGCCCGGGCAGGCCTCACCGCCCGGGTCCAGATCAAGGTCAACTCGATGGTGGACGAAGCCATCATCGACTCCCTGTACCGGGCCTCCCAGGCCGGCGTTCCCGTGGACATCATCGTCCGCGGCATCTGCTCACTGCGCCCCGGTGTGCCCGGCCTCAGCGAGAACATCACGGTCCGCTCCGTGCTGGGCCGTTTCCTGGAGCACTCCCGCGTCTTCGCCTTCGCCAATGCCGGGGATCCGGTGGTCTACATCGGTTCGGCGGACATGATGCACCGGAACCTTGACCGGCGGGTTGAAGCCCTGGTCCAGCTCACCAGCGGTGACGACACGACGTATGTCATGGACCTGCTGCGCCGCTACATGGATCCGGGCACCGCCAGCTGGCACCTGGACAGCGAGGCGGTGTGGACCCGCCACCACCTCGCCGAAGACGGCCACGACCTCGACGACATCCAGTCCTGGCTGCTCAATTCCCGCTCGCGGCAGCGCTCGTCCGGGCTGCGGTAG
- a CDS encoding permease, protein MKSWIIGVIGLAGLAAIVGASYTSPEALLAVGVLMAAGVGIGWPHFLGIPARKTLGVLIGLPGVGAAVAATYVPAPGFLDWTPSFMAAGMMAIFVMQLIRGTGQAQRLESTLGSSAGVMLSCLGAGWIACSRFNGVREMLLVAAISAAIALLAGLIRWPDRVVAPLGVVGAGLAGPLAGLVFSDIAVLPAAIVGVVVGAVLVSFRRLVILRGESLSFAAGLGIGLGPVAAVGSLAYFIDKLLIY, encoded by the coding sequence GTGAAGTCTTGGATCATCGGCGTCATTGGCCTGGCCGGACTCGCCGCGATTGTCGGCGCCTCCTACACCTCGCCCGAGGCGCTTTTGGCGGTTGGCGTGCTGATGGCCGCCGGCGTCGGAATCGGCTGGCCGCATTTCCTGGGCATCCCGGCCCGGAAAACCCTGGGCGTCCTGATCGGCCTGCCCGGAGTGGGCGCCGCCGTTGCCGCCACCTACGTCCCCGCCCCGGGCTTCCTGGACTGGACACCGTCGTTCATGGCGGCGGGAATGATGGCGATCTTCGTCATGCAGTTGATCCGCGGCACGGGACAGGCGCAGCGCCTGGAGTCCACCCTCGGTTCCTCTGCGGGTGTTATGTTGTCCTGCCTGGGGGCCGGGTGGATTGCCTGCTCCCGCTTCAACGGCGTGCGTGAGATGCTCCTGGTCGCGGCGATCAGCGCTGCGATCGCCCTGCTGGCGGGCCTGATCCGCTGGCCGGACCGGGTCGTGGCGCCGCTGGGCGTCGTCGGGGCCGGGCTGGCAGGACCGCTCGCCGGACTCGTGTTCTCCGACATCGCCGTGCTGCCGGCCGCGATCGTCGGGGTGGTGGTGGGGGCCGTGCTGGTGAGTTTCCGCCGGCTGGTGATCCTCCGGGGAGAATCGCTAAGCTTTGCGGCAGGCCTCGGAATAGGGCTGGGGCCGGTCGCCGCCGTCGGTTCGCTGGCTTACTTCATAGACAAACTACTCATCTACTAA
- a CDS encoding DHA2 family efflux MFS transporter permease subunit, whose product MENVARPWPALWSLVIGFFMILVDTTIVSVANPSIMKALNADINSVIWVTSAYLLAYAVPLLITGRLGDRFGPKRLYLTGLVVFTLASLWCGLSGDVQMLIVARVFQGLGAALMTPQTMAVITRIFPPDRRGAAMGIWGATAGVATLVGPILGGVLVDGLGWEWIFFVNLPVGIAGFILALRHVPALSTHPHKFDIPGVLLSAVGLFLLVFGIQEGETYNWGTITGPVTVWGLIITGIAVLAVFVLWQKVNKGEPLLPLSLFKDRNFSLANIGITTVGFAITAFTLPLIFYFQIVRGLTPTESALMMVPMALISGGLAPVVGKIIDRVDPKFITATGLFLMSVALTWNGFLMHPDTPILLFLLPSAVLGLANAGIWAPLSTTATRNLPPRLAGAGAGVYNTTRQIGAVLGSAAIAVLIQARLAAELPAVPGGSGEAGPMSFGGTLPGSMQDGFSTAMGQSIMLPAAVILLGAGVALFFGKPQPMQGWGTLGAVPAPAAGAQGSGTPSR is encoded by the coding sequence ATGGAAAACGTCGCCAGGCCGTGGCCGGCACTCTGGTCCCTCGTGATCGGCTTCTTTATGATCCTGGTCGACACGACCATCGTCTCGGTGGCCAATCCCAGCATCATGAAAGCCCTCAACGCCGACATCAACTCGGTGATCTGGGTGACCAGCGCCTATCTGCTGGCCTATGCCGTGCCGCTGCTGATCACCGGCAGGCTGGGTGACCGCTTCGGCCCGAAGAGGCTCTACCTGACCGGGCTCGTCGTCTTTACCCTGGCCTCGCTCTGGTGCGGTCTCTCCGGCGACGTGCAGATGCTGATCGTGGCCCGGGTCTTCCAGGGCCTCGGCGCCGCGCTCATGACACCCCAGACCATGGCCGTCATCACCAGGATCTTCCCGCCGGACCGGCGCGGGGCCGCGATGGGAATCTGGGGTGCCACCGCCGGCGTTGCCACCCTGGTCGGGCCGATCCTCGGCGGCGTCCTCGTCGACGGCCTGGGCTGGGAGTGGATCTTCTTTGTCAACCTCCCGGTGGGCATCGCCGGCTTCATCCTGGCACTGCGCCATGTGCCTGCCCTCAGCACCCACCCGCACAAGTTCGACATCCCCGGCGTGCTGCTCAGCGCCGTCGGGTTGTTCCTGCTGGTGTTCGGCATCCAGGAGGGCGAAACCTACAACTGGGGAACCATCACCGGACCCGTCACGGTGTGGGGGCTCATCATCACCGGAATCGCGGTGCTCGCGGTGTTTGTCCTGTGGCAGAAGGTGAACAAGGGGGAACCCCTGCTGCCGCTGTCCCTGTTCAAGGACCGCAATTTTTCCCTCGCGAACATCGGCATCACCACCGTCGGTTTCGCGATCACGGCCTTCACCCTGCCGCTGATCTTCTACTTCCAGATTGTCCGCGGCCTGACGCCCACCGAGTCCGCGCTGATGATGGTGCCGATGGCGCTCATCTCCGGCGGGCTCGCGCCGGTGGTGGGCAAGATCATCGACCGGGTCGACCCGAAGTTCATCACCGCAACCGGTCTGTTCCTGATGTCCGTGGCGCTGACCTGGAACGGGTTCCTGATGCATCCGGACACGCCGATCCTGCTGTTCCTGCTGCCCAGCGCCGTGCTCGGTCTCGCGAACGCCGGCATCTGGGCGCCGCTGAGCACCACCGCCACCCGGAACCTGCCGCCGCGGCTGGCCGGCGCCGGCGCCGGTGTGTACAACACCACGCGCCAGATCGGTGCCGTCCTCGGCAGCGCCGCAATCGCGGTCCTGATCCAGGCCCGGCTCGCCGCGGAACTTCCCGCCGTCCCGGGAGGATCCGGGGAGGCGGGTCCGATGTCCTTTGGCGGCACGCTGCCCGGATCCATGCAGGACGGGTTCTCGACGGCGATGGGCCAGTCCATCATGCTGCCCGCCGCCGTCATCCTGCTCGGCGCGGGGGTG
- a CDS encoding FABP family protein, translating to MPIEIPTDLTPEIVPLSWLIGEWEGRGRLGAGEEDSEHFLQHVSFTHNGLPYLQYRAESWLTDDDGTRLRPLTVETGFWALERKQREEDGGPGLIPADIVPVLKSADEVEALRNKDGGFDISVSISHPGGISELYYGQIKGPQIQLSTDMVMRGSHSKEYTAATRIFGLVDGNLLWRWDVATGKGPEGGSGLEAHASAILHKVS from the coding sequence GTGCCGATTGAAATACCGACAGATCTGACACCCGAAATCGTTCCGCTGTCCTGGCTCATTGGTGAGTGGGAGGGCCGGGGCAGGCTGGGTGCCGGCGAGGAGGATTCCGAGCACTTCCTGCAGCACGTCTCCTTCACGCACAACGGCCTGCCGTACCTTCAGTACCGGGCCGAGAGCTGGCTGACCGACGACGACGGCACCAGGCTTCGTCCGCTGACCGTTGAAACCGGTTTCTGGGCGCTGGAGCGCAAGCAACGCGAGGAAGACGGCGGCCCGGGGCTGATCCCCGCCGACATCGTTCCGGTGCTCAAAAGCGCCGACGAGGTCGAGGCCCTGCGTAACAAAGACGGCGGCTTCGACATCTCCGTCTCGATTTCCCACCCCGGCGGAATCTCCGAGCTGTACTACGGCCAAATCAAGGGCCCGCAGATCCAGCTCAGCACCGACATGGTGATGCGGGGCAGCCACTCCAAGGAGTACACCGCGGCCACCCGGATCTTTGGCCTCGTCGACGGCAACCTGCTCTGGCGCTGGGACGTGGCGACGGGCAAGGGTCCCGAGGGGGGCAGCGGCCTGGAGGCCCACGCGTCCGCGATCCTTCACAAGGTCAGCTGA